From Streptomyces zhihengii, the proteins below share one genomic window:
- a CDS encoding serine/threonine-protein kinase — MRGAVLDGRYELTERLGRGGMGQVWSARDERMQREVAVKLVTAVPDAGDEETFHRFQREIRSAANLPGRHTVTAHDCGEAVIDDEPYLYMVMERLTGRTLAQEIRRARPPWRTAVRWGYQVASALHAAHTLRIVHRDIKPENVMFAADGDVKVLDFGIAKFLGDTARAGGFTRTGVPMGTLLYMSPEQARGDTAVDHRTDLYSLGCLLYFMLTGRPPMVADNVLALVYMHAEADIPPPHTLVPEIPSGLSGLVTQLLQRRPEDRPETAGAVLEQLKELATVRHRGGTTLPILTGDRAGAEAEIAAKLAGAQEIYQASIRDARAREEEAEAALLAARGQADELRTRAADEAGAVRAEAERYRVDLRHRTEQEIVALRTRAERETLDLRAEADALFEETRAKAAQAAAEFETGLAKRREQTERDLAAQRVTAEKRVAELEHRAQQLSVEAELLRTEAEERARRTVQSAQLQVENVLQDGNARVTAARAEAERAMNALAELRERLARMLADSRFTPLDDLTEQRAEILGRLTSLQDALADTARRHAAAHGYAYRDDAVALPGATGPRRPRTAAEPEGDAPENRSWAQTGETDTRSERVARTQERLQTAMADLADDTAQRLRSAARSEGTPESEVDRTEGLRRLLGPRDGSVPPRRTERDGDRPASRLPRETDDPEQQEA, encoded by the coding sequence ATGCGGGGGGCGGTGCTCGACGGGCGGTACGAGCTGACCGAGCGCCTGGGCCGGGGCGGCATGGGCCAGGTGTGGTCGGCCCGGGACGAGCGCATGCAGCGCGAGGTCGCCGTCAAGCTGGTGACCGCGGTCCCCGACGCGGGCGACGAGGAGACCTTCCACCGCTTCCAGCGGGAGATCCGGTCCGCCGCCAACCTGCCCGGCCGGCACACCGTGACCGCCCACGACTGCGGCGAGGCCGTCATCGACGACGAGCCCTACCTCTACATGGTCATGGAGCGCCTGACCGGCCGGACCCTGGCCCAGGAGATCCGCCGCGCCCGCCCGCCGTGGCGCACGGCCGTGCGCTGGGGCTACCAGGTGGCGTCGGCCCTCCACGCGGCGCACACGCTGCGGATCGTCCACCGTGACATCAAGCCGGAGAACGTGATGTTCGCGGCGGACGGCGACGTCAAGGTGCTCGACTTCGGCATCGCCAAGTTCCTCGGCGACACGGCCAGGGCGGGCGGCTTCACCCGGACCGGGGTCCCCATGGGCACGCTGCTGTACATGTCGCCCGAGCAGGCGCGGGGCGACACCGCCGTCGACCACCGCACCGACCTGTACTCGCTCGGCTGCCTGCTCTACTTCATGCTCACCGGCCGGCCCCCGATGGTCGCCGACAACGTGCTCGCCCTGGTGTACATGCACGCCGAGGCGGACATCCCCCCGCCCCACACGCTGGTGCCGGAGATACCGTCCGGGCTGAGCGGCCTGGTGACGCAGCTCCTCCAGCGGCGGCCCGAGGACCGCCCCGAGACGGCGGGCGCGGTGCTGGAGCAGCTCAAGGAACTGGCCACCGTCCGCCACCGCGGGGGCACCACACTGCCGATCCTCACCGGCGACCGGGCCGGCGCGGAGGCCGAGATCGCGGCGAAGCTGGCCGGCGCCCAGGAGATCTACCAGGCGTCCATCCGCGACGCCCGGGCCCGCGAGGAGGAGGCCGAGGCGGCGCTGCTGGCGGCCCGCGGACAGGCCGACGAGCTGCGCACCCGGGCCGCGGACGAGGCGGGCGCGGTGCGCGCCGAGGCCGAGCGCTACCGGGTGGACCTGCGGCACCGCACCGAACAGGAGATCGTCGCCCTGCGCACCCGCGCGGAGCGGGAGACCCTGGACCTGCGCGCGGAGGCCGACGCCCTCTTCGAGGAGACCAGGGCGAAGGCGGCGCAGGCGGCCGCCGAGTTCGAGACCGGCCTCGCCAAGCGCCGGGAGCAGACCGAACGCGACCTGGCCGCGCAGCGGGTCACGGCGGAGAAGCGGGTCGCCGAGCTCGAACACCGCGCGCAGCAGCTGTCGGTGGAGGCCGAACTGCTGCGCACCGAGGCCGAGGAGCGCGCCCGCCGCACCGTGCAGTCCGCGCAGCTCCAGGTGGAGAACGTCCTCCAGGACGGCAACGCCAGGGTCACCGCCGCCCGCGCCGAGGCGGAACGCGCGATGAACGCGCTTGCCGAGCTGAGGGAGCGGCTCGCGCGGATGCTCGCCGACAGCAGGTTCACCCCGCTCGACGACCTGACGGAGCAGCGCGCCGAGATCCTGGGTCGGCTCACCTCGCTCCAGGACGCCCTCGCCGACACCGCCCGGCGCCACGCCGCCGCCCACGGCTACGCCTACCGGGACGACGCGGTGGCCCTGCCCGGGGCCACCGGGCCCCGGCGGCCCCGGACGGCGGCGGAGCCGGAGGGGGACGCCCCCGAGAACCGGTCGTGGGCGCAGACCGGTGAGACGGACACCCGCTCGGAACGGGTCGCCCGCACGCAGGAGCGCCTCCAGACGGCGATGGCCGACCTGGCCGACGACACCGCGCAGCGCCTGCGGTCCGCCGCGCGGTCCGAGGGGACGCCGGAGTCGGAGGTGGACCGCACGGAGGGCCTGCGCCGTCTGCTCGGACCGCGCGACGGCTCCGTCCCGCCGCGCCGGACCGAACGGGACGGCGACCGCCCCGCGTCCCGCCTGCCCCGGGAGACGGACGACCCGGAGCAGCAGGAGGCGTGA
- the aceE gene encoding pyruvate dehydrogenase (acetyl-transferring), homodimeric type, whose amino-acid sequence MTDPVGKLPSELDQLPDRDAEETAEWAASLGAVAEHAGPHRAAYLMRRTLQHAEQAGIALPRLLETDYVNTIPTAAEPALDGDEEMEARITAWNRWNAAAMVTRGSRFGVGGHIATFASAAWLYETGFNHFFRGKEGDGSGDQLYIQGHASPGIYARAFLDGRLTEAHLDNFRQESGGNGLPSYPHPRRLPWLWEFPTVSMGLGPLSAIYQARFNRYLQGRGIKDTANSHVWAFLGDGEMDEPESTAALALASRERLDNLTFVINCNLQRLDGPVRANFKIVQELEAQFRGAGWNVVKSLWGSAWDELFQLDTTGALVRRLREVPDAQFQTYATRDAAYIREHFFGAEPALVEMAKLLTDAKIAECFHTSRGGHEARKVYAAYKAALAHKGAPTVILAQTVKGFTLGKGFESKNANHQMKKLTADEFKGMRDLLGLPIADSAFTDGLVPYGHPGADSPEVRYLQERRAALGGPAPARRMHAVGPLPEPEERAFAALKKGSGKQEMATTMAFVRLVKDLMRDKRTGKRWVPIVPDEARTFGMESLFPSAGIYSPMGQTYEPVDRDQLMYYKEAKDGQILNEGITEAGAMADFIAAATSYATHGETMIPFYIFYSMFGWQRTGDQMWQLADQLGKGFIVGATAGRTTLTGEGLQHADGHSHLIAATNPASLNYDPAFAYEIAVIVKDGLRRMYGETAPGEDSDVFYYLTVYNEPKPQPAMPEGVEEGIVKGLYRFNEGSAGADAPRLQLLASGTAIHWALEAQELLAKDWNVAADVWSATSWSELRRDALEADEALLRGEERVPYVTQALAGAPGPVLAVSDWMRQVPDQISQWVEQDWSSLGTDGFGLSDTRDAARRHFGVDPQSVTVAALAQLAKRGEVPASAVKEARERYGL is encoded by the coding sequence ATGACCGACCCCGTAGGCAAGCTTCCGAGCGAGCTCGACCAGCTCCCGGACCGCGACGCCGAGGAAACCGCCGAGTGGGCGGCGTCCCTCGGTGCCGTCGCGGAGCACGCCGGCCCGCACCGCGCCGCGTACCTGATGCGCCGCACGCTCCAGCACGCCGAGCAGGCGGGCATCGCCCTGCCGCGGCTGCTGGAGACGGACTACGTCAACACCATCCCCACCGCCGCCGAGCCCGCGCTCGACGGCGACGAGGAGATGGAAGCCCGCATCACCGCGTGGAACCGCTGGAACGCGGCCGCCATGGTGACCCGCGGCTCCCGCTTCGGCGTCGGCGGCCACATCGCCACCTTCGCCTCCGCGGCCTGGCTCTACGAGACCGGCTTCAACCACTTCTTCCGGGGCAAGGAGGGGGACGGCAGCGGCGACCAGCTCTACATCCAGGGCCACGCCTCCCCCGGCATCTACGCCCGCGCCTTCCTCGACGGCCGCCTCACCGAGGCGCACCTCGACAACTTCCGCCAGGAGTCCGGCGGCAACGGCCTCCCCTCGTACCCGCACCCGCGCCGGCTGCCCTGGCTGTGGGAGTTCCCGACCGTCTCCATGGGCCTCGGCCCGCTGTCGGCGATCTACCAGGCCCGGTTCAACCGCTACCTCCAGGGCCGCGGCATCAAGGACACGGCGAACTCCCACGTCTGGGCGTTCCTCGGTGACGGCGAGATGGACGAGCCCGAGTCGACGGCCGCACTCGCCCTCGCCTCCCGCGAGCGCCTGGACAACCTGACCTTCGTCATCAACTGCAACCTGCAGCGCCTCGACGGTCCGGTCCGCGCCAACTTCAAGATCGTGCAGGAGCTGGAGGCCCAGTTCCGCGGCGCCGGCTGGAACGTCGTCAAGTCGCTGTGGGGCTCGGCCTGGGACGAGCTGTTCCAGCTCGACACCACGGGCGCCCTGGTGCGCCGCCTGCGCGAGGTGCCGGACGCGCAGTTCCAGACGTACGCAACCCGCGACGCGGCCTACATCCGCGAGCACTTCTTCGGCGCCGAGCCGGCCCTCGTCGAGATGGCGAAGCTGCTGACGGACGCCAAGATCGCCGAGTGTTTCCACACCTCCCGCGGCGGCCACGAGGCCCGCAAGGTGTACGCGGCGTACAAGGCGGCGCTGGCGCACAAGGGCGCGCCGACCGTGATCCTGGCCCAGACGGTCAAGGGCTTCACGCTCGGCAAGGGCTTCGAGTCCAAGAACGCCAACCACCAGATGAAGAAGCTGACGGCCGACGAGTTCAAGGGCATGCGCGACCTGCTCGGGCTCCCCATCGCCGACAGCGCCTTCACCGACGGCCTGGTGCCCTACGGCCACCCCGGCGCCGACTCCCCCGAGGTGCGCTACCTCCAGGAGCGCCGCGCCGCCCTCGGCGGCCCCGCCCCGGCCCGCCGGATGCACGCCGTCGGCCCGCTGCCCGAGCCGGAGGAGCGCGCGTTCGCCGCTCTGAAGAAGGGCTCCGGCAAGCAGGAGATGGCCACGACCATGGCGTTCGTCCGCCTGGTCAAGGACCTGATGCGCGACAAGCGGACCGGGAAGCGCTGGGTGCCGATCGTGCCCGACGAGGCGCGCACCTTCGGCATGGAGTCCCTGTTCCCGTCCGCGGGCATCTACTCGCCGATGGGCCAGACGTACGAGCCGGTCGACCGCGACCAGCTCATGTACTACAAGGAGGCCAAGGACGGCCAGATCCTCAACGAGGGGATCACCGAGGCCGGCGCCATGGCCGACTTCATCGCCGCCGCCACGTCGTACGCGACGCACGGCGAGACGATGATCCCGTTCTACATCTTCTACTCGATGTTCGGCTGGCAGCGGACCGGCGACCAGATGTGGCAGCTCGCCGACCAGCTCGGCAAGGGCTTCATCGTCGGCGCGACGGCCGGCCGCACCACGCTGACCGGTGAGGGTCTCCAGCACGCCGACGGCCATTCGCACCTGATCGCCGCCACCAACCCGGCGTCGCTCAACTACGACCCCGCGTTCGCGTACGAGATCGCGGTGATCGTCAAGGACGGTCTGCGGCGGATGTATGGGGAGACCGCCCCGGGCGAGGACTCGGACGTCTTCTACTACCTGACGGTCTACAACGAGCCGAAGCCGCAGCCCGCCATGCCGGAGGGCGTGGAGGAGGGCATCGTCAAGGGCCTGTACCGCTTCAACGAGGGCTCGGCCGGCGCGGACGCGCCGCGCCTGCAGCTCCTCGCCTCGGGTACGGCGATCCACTGGGCCCTGGAGGCCCAGGAGCTGCTGGCCAAGGACTGGAACGTGGCGGCCGACGTGTGGTCCGCGACCTCCTGGAGCGAGCTGCGCCGGGACGCCCTGGAGGCGGACGAGGCGCTGCTCCGCGGCGAGGAGCGCGTCCCGTACGTCACCCAGGCGCTGGCCGGCGCTCCCGGCCCGGTGCTGGCGGTGTCCGACTGGATGCGCCAGGTGCCGGACCAGATCAGCCAGTGGGTGGAGCAGGACTGGTCGTCGCTGGGCACGGACGGCTTCGGTCTGTCGGACACCCGTGACGCCGCCCGCCGCCACTTCGGCGTCGACCCGCAGTCGGTCACGGTCGCCGCGCTGGCGCAGCTCGCCAAGCGGGGCGAGGTGCCGGCGTCCGCCGTGAAGGAGGCGCGCGAGCGCTACGGCCTGTAG
- a CDS encoding GntR family transcriptional regulator, with translation MTVPVVHSLRDQIREHIVEGIVSGRWKPGERIVERRIATELEVSQTPVREALRELESLRLIESAPNKGVRVRNLTAADLEESYPVRAGLEQIAAELAAERLAADCSALEPHVTALYEADRHADGTAQVRHTVAFHRELVKAAGNSVLLHTWEGLGIEVFTALSIRWLGTVQKSYAEEHQDLVEAFRRRDPEIGALVKAHVLGCAPRA, from the coding sequence ATGACCGTCCCCGTCGTCCACTCGCTGCGCGACCAGATCCGCGAGCACATCGTGGAGGGGATCGTCAGCGGGCGCTGGAAGCCCGGGGAGCGGATCGTCGAGCGCCGCATCGCCACGGAGCTGGAGGTCTCCCAGACGCCGGTGCGCGAGGCGCTGCGGGAGCTGGAGTCGCTGCGGCTCATCGAGTCGGCGCCCAACAAGGGCGTGCGGGTGCGGAATCTGACGGCCGCGGACCTGGAGGAGAGCTACCCCGTCCGGGCCGGTCTGGAGCAGATCGCCGCGGAGCTTGCGGCGGAGCGGCTCGCGGCGGACTGCTCGGCGCTGGAGCCCCATGTGACGGCCCTCTACGAGGCGGACCGCCACGCCGACGGCACGGCCCAGGTGCGGCACACGGTGGCGTTCCACCGGGAGCTGGTGAAGGCGGCGGGCAACAGTGTGCTGCTGCACACCTGGGAGGGCCTCGGGATCGAGGTCTTCACGGCGCTGTCGATCCGGTGGCTGGGGACGGTGCAGAAGTCCTACGCGGAGGAGCACCAGGACCTGGTGGAGGCGTTCCGGCGGCGGGACCCGGAGATCGGCGCCCTCGTCAAGGCCCACGTCCTCGGCTGCGCCCCGCGCGCATAG
- a CDS encoding ATP-binding protein, whose protein sequence is MADRVPAAGTAIGFAVEHHRGGLVPDLPGARAQLETLAALLTACGCAAETVADPDWGTVRDRLGAWARAHAETGGGGPAVVLWSGHAELHRDRLHLITADTEDPAVEEQVYRTELLTGAALRSGADQVLLVVDTCHSGAGVLEPLRRALEDFAATSLPPGRAQWLGVLASCQSGERAAGRGVLLDTLTAVLRDGPPGTGPYRHAWSARNEGVTGEAVLQAVLARWDDDGQRPASASTGRALPMFRNPRLRRDAGEQVVEHLVLAARGAGRTEEGWFFTGRHAVLRDIVGRLGSGEPGLFLVTGGAGSGKSAVLGRVATLSDPRRRAEVRAHGALREGDPDPGENAVDAALHLRGTTPQGLAEALAARLGLPAPRTPAALIAELEQREAGRPPVLVLDGLDEAGDEAAGVAEQLLVPLSRVATVLLASRARPFRPHTAPEESLDGALSRWLGARVSRVDLDEEPDTEQDIAGYARRRLERGGLPADVAEAAARSVAERAAADAGGFLFARLVTRSLVARFDQRAPGALPDLPRSVGAAFAEELARGPVRVRDGAELPRAATDLLTALARSAGRGMPARGVWECAAAGLGGAGTAYGPEDVDWLLNAYGAFVVEDTDGTQAVYRLYHREFVEHLRNAAPAAGEPVTRALVGLLLRQSDGAREPERANPYLLTGLAAHALDAGPAGIVLVRDLERRNGGAFRPVLALVLRQAAVLLTGTGRDGEAVAAAREAAALQRELAAADPGPYRAGLAHALDGLAHRLAAAGDRAGALEAAREAADVQRELAAGDPDAFAHGLPSYLVNLAARLSEAGEPEAATAVTEEAVGLCRRLADQRPSVHLPLLAQFLINHAAHLGAAGRYGEALAACEEAVALARRLAADAPAAHLFLLAAALGDLAVRLDRVGRGAEALAAAEESVDLHRAPAADRPGDHLPRLAKSLGNLAVLLGSAGRDREALARAGEGLAAARRVAEDDPEAGRAVLSDALGVYAGRLLGAGEHRESLVHVQEAVALDRALAADDPAAGARRLALSLSTLASALGRRGDYRAALAAGAESVELLRPAARRDPVAHLADLALCLNNLGNQYADAGETVAAIEATTEALDLYRRLAAALPDVHLGDLALTCDALGNRLSDLGAWSRALPYARDAVALYRRLAGDQPARYRDGLARSLGNLGIRLACTGAHEEALAVTRESLDMELELTAGDPRARLTALSNTWYNLSLRLAETSRQRESLEAVREAVRMFRELAEDEPGHWTAPLGSAVGMLGRRLRELGDPDGARAAGEEAVALLTACAEADPRAHVSALTEALAGLEQILGAAGDPGALLAPVLRAERAVAGHPAAHRRLRMFRLGCLLRSGPAEDAVRELVSLACPDRAGTGKETESGTGTERDAGGAGDTREPDPAHVFQARQLLRHHAGRGRAEARLVRRLVRQAGPWAARTPDWLDLPAHAMDTLMGWFDCEDWASSRAYWDGHRWLRSRQAGTALRELTLIQPEVATHLELWSAAVRHGPDLAFHLHLLVEHLDTWAAAGTLRESRDLLVRHADTLVDPNALVVLTARSGTTRTLRYALLHLAVLDGVEDAYRCAEDRAALRRRIERACSGETPDTETLDLCAVLERDQFGDAFAADVHRAVAAILSGEGAGPPVAAAPGPEARAGAVTEIAALIGRYPRHTAELTALLRSVVAEEPVAPAEPSAP, encoded by the coding sequence ATGGCTGACCGCGTGCCGGCCGCCGGTACCGCGATCGGTTTCGCCGTCGAGCACCACCGGGGCGGTCTGGTGCCCGATCTGCCGGGCGCGCGGGCGCAGTTGGAGACGCTCGCCGCGCTGCTCACCGCCTGCGGCTGCGCCGCCGAGACGGTGGCCGACCCGGACTGGGGCACCGTGCGCGACCGGCTCGGCGCCTGGGCCCGGGCGCACGCGGAGACGGGAGGCGGCGGCCCGGCCGTGGTGCTCTGGTCGGGCCACGCCGAGCTGCACCGGGACCGGCTGCACCTGATCACCGCCGACACCGAGGACCCGGCGGTGGAGGAGCAGGTGTACCGCACCGAGCTGCTGACCGGCGCGGCGCTGCGCTCGGGGGCCGACCAGGTGCTGCTGGTCGTCGACACCTGTCACTCCGGGGCGGGGGTGCTGGAGCCGCTGCGCCGGGCGCTGGAGGACTTCGCCGCGACCTCCCTGCCACCGGGCCGCGCCCAGTGGCTCGGGGTGCTCGCGAGCTGCCAGTCCGGTGAGCGGGCGGCGGGGCGGGGCGTCCTGCTGGACACGCTGACCGCGGTCCTGCGCGACGGGCCGCCCGGGACCGGCCCGTACCGGCACGCGTGGAGCGCGCGCAACGAGGGGGTGACCGGCGAGGCCGTCCTCCAGGCGGTGCTGGCCCGCTGGGACGACGACGGCCAGCGCCCGGCCAGCGCCTCCACCGGCCGCGCGCTGCCGATGTTCCGCAATCCACGGCTGCGGCGGGACGCGGGCGAGCAGGTGGTGGAGCACCTGGTCCTCGCCGCCCGCGGGGCGGGCCGCACCGAGGAGGGCTGGTTCTTCACCGGCCGGCACGCGGTCCTGCGCGACATCGTCGGCCGGCTCGGCTCCGGGGAACCGGGCCTGTTCCTCGTCACCGGGGGTGCGGGCAGCGGGAAGTCGGCCGTCCTGGGGCGGGTGGCGACGCTGTCGGATCCCCGGCGGCGGGCGGAGGTCCGCGCCCACGGGGCGCTCCGCGAAGGGGACCCGGACCCGGGCGAGAACGCGGTGGACGCCGCGCTGCATCTGCGGGGCACGACCCCGCAGGGCCTCGCGGAGGCCCTGGCGGCCCGGCTGGGGCTGCCGGCGCCGCGCACCCCGGCGGCGCTGATCGCGGAGCTGGAGCAGCGGGAGGCGGGGCGGCCGCCGGTGCTGGTGCTCGACGGGCTGGACGAGGCCGGGGACGAAGCGGCCGGCGTGGCCGAGCAGTTGCTCGTGCCGCTCAGCCGCGTCGCCACCGTGCTGCTCGCCTCCCGCGCCCGGCCGTTCCGTCCGCACACCGCGCCCGAGGAGAGCCTGGACGGGGCGCTGAGCCGCTGGCTGGGCGCCCGGGTCAGCCGCGTCGACCTGGACGAGGAGCCGGACACCGAGCAGGACATCGCCGGCTACGCCCGGCGGCGGCTGGAGCGGGGCGGTCTGCCGGCGGACGTGGCCGAGGCGGCGGCCCGCTCCGTCGCCGAGCGGGCGGCGGCCGACGCGGGCGGGTTCCTCTTCGCGCGCCTCGTCACCCGCTCGCTGGTGGCGCGGTTCGACCAACGGGCCCCGGGCGCCCTGCCCGACCTCCCCCGGTCCGTCGGCGCCGCCTTCGCCGAGGAGCTGGCCCGCGGGCCGGTGCGGGTGCGCGACGGCGCCGAACTGCCGCGCGCGGCGACGGACCTGCTGACGGCCCTGGCCCGGAGCGCGGGGCGGGGCATGCCCGCCCGGGGTGTGTGGGAGTGCGCCGCGGCCGGCCTCGGGGGCGCGGGGACGGCCTACGGTCCCGAGGACGTGGACTGGCTGCTCAACGCCTACGGCGCGTTCGTCGTCGAGGACACCGACGGGACGCAGGCCGTGTACCGGCTGTACCACCGGGAGTTCGTGGAGCATCTGCGGAACGCCGCGCCCGCGGCGGGTGAGCCGGTGACCCGCGCGCTGGTCGGTCTCCTGCTGCGGCAGTCGGACGGCGCCCGGGAGCCGGAGCGGGCCAATCCGTACCTCCTCACGGGGCTCGCGGCCCACGCCCTGGACGCCGGCCCCGCGGGGATCGTGCTGGTGCGGGACCTGGAGCGGCGCAACGGCGGTGCCTTCCGCCCCGTGCTGGCACTCGTCCTGCGGCAGGCCGCCGTCCTGCTCACCGGCACCGGCCGCGACGGCGAGGCCGTCGCGGCCGCGCGGGAGGCGGCGGCCCTGCAACGGGAACTCGCCGCCGCCGACCCGGGGCCGTACCGGGCCGGGCTGGCCCACGCACTCGACGGCCTGGCGCACCGGCTGGCCGCCGCCGGTGACCGGGCGGGGGCCCTGGAGGCGGCCCGGGAGGCGGCGGACGTCCAGCGCGAGCTCGCCGCCGGGGATCCGGACGCCTTCGCGCACGGGCTGCCCTCCTACCTCGTCAACCTGGCCGCCCGGCTGTCCGAAGCGGGTGAACCCGAGGCGGCGACGGCCGTGACGGAGGAGGCCGTCGGCCTCTGCCGGCGGCTGGCGGACCAGCGGCCGTCCGTCCATCTGCCGCTGCTGGCACAGTTCCTGATCAACCATGCGGCCCACCTCGGGGCGGCGGGCCGCTACGGCGAGGCACTCGCCGCCTGCGAGGAGGCCGTCGCCCTGGCCCGCCGACTGGCGGCGGACGCCCCCGCCGCGCACCTGTTCCTCCTGGCGGCGGCCCTCGGCGACCTCGCGGTCCGCCTCGACCGGGTCGGGCGGGGGGCCGAAGCCCTCGCCGCCGCCGAGGAGTCGGTGGACCTCCACCGGGCCCCGGCCGCCGACCGCCCCGGCGACCACCTGCCGCGGCTGGCGAAGTCGCTGGGCAACCTGGCGGTGCTGCTGGGCTCCGCGGGGCGCGACCGCGAGGCCCTCGCCCGCGCCGGGGAGGGGCTGGCGGCGGCGCGCCGGGTGGCCGAGGACGATCCCGAGGCCGGCCGGGCCGTGCTGTCGGACGCGCTCGGCGTGTACGCCGGGCGGCTGCTGGGGGCCGGGGAGCACCGGGAGTCGCTGGTCCACGTACAGGAGGCGGTCGCCCTCGACCGTGCCCTGGCCGCCGACGACCCGGCGGCCGGGGCCAGGCGGCTCGCGCTCTCGCTGAGCACGCTGGCCAGTGCGCTCGGCAGACGGGGGGACTACCGGGCGGCCCTCGCGGCGGGCGCCGAGAGCGTCGAGCTGCTCCGTCCGGCGGCCCGGCGCGATCCCGTCGCCCACCTCGCGGACCTGGCCCTGTGCCTGAACAACCTCGGCAACCAGTACGCCGACGCGGGCGAGACCGTCGCCGCGATCGAGGCGACCACGGAGGCCCTCGACCTGTACCGGCGGCTCGCGGCGGCCCTGCCCGACGTCCACCTCGGCGACCTGGCCCTGACCTGCGACGCCCTGGGCAACCGGCTGTCCGATCTCGGGGCCTGGAGCCGCGCGCTCCCCTACGCGCGCGACGCCGTCGCCCTCTACCGGCGGCTGGCCGGGGACCAGCCGGCACGGTACCGGGACGGCCTCGCCCGGTCGCTGGGCAACCTGGGCATCCGCCTGGCGTGCACCGGCGCGCACGAGGAGGCGCTCGCGGTCACCCGGGAGTCCCTCGACATGGAGCTGGAGCTCACGGCGGGCGACCCGAGGGCCCGGCTCACGGCGCTGTCGAACACCTGGTACAACCTGTCGCTCCGGCTCGCGGAGACCTCCCGGCAGCGGGAGTCGCTGGAAGCGGTCCGCGAGGCGGTGCGGATGTTCCGGGAGCTTGCCGAGGACGAACCGGGCCACTGGACCGCGCCGCTGGGGTCGGCGGTGGGCATGCTCGGGCGACGGCTCCGCGAGCTGGGCGACCCCGACGGCGCCCGGGCCGCGGGCGAGGAGGCCGTCGCCCTGCTGACCGCCTGCGCCGAGGCCGACCCCCGCGCCCATGTGAGCGCCCTGACGGAGGCGCTGGCCGGGCTGGAGCAGATCCTCGGCGCGGCGGGCGACCCCGGGGCGCTGCTCGCCCCGGTCCTGCGGGCCGAACGCGCGGTCGCCGGGCATCCGGCGGCCCACCGCAGGCTGCGGATGTTCCGCCTGGGGTGCCTGCTCCGCTCGGGGCCGGCGGAGGACGCCGTACGGGAGCTGGTGTCCCTCGCCTGCCCCGACCGGGCGGGGACGGGTAAGGAAACGGAGTCGGGGACGGGGACGGAGCGGGACGCGGGGGGCGCCGGTGACACCCGGGAGCCGGACCCCGCCCATGTCTTCCAGGCCCGTCAGCTGCTGCGGCACCACGCCGGGCGCGGCAGGGCGGAAGCCCGGCTGGTCCGCCGACTGGTGCGGCAGGCAGGCCCGTGGGCGGCCCGGACGCCGGACTGGCTCGATCTGCCCGCCCACGCCATGGACACCCTGATGGGCTGGTTCGACTGCGAGGACTGGGCGTCCTCCCGCGCCTACTGGGACGGGCACCGGTGGCTGCGCTCCCGGCAGGCCGGAACGGCGCTGCGGGAACTGACCCTGATCCAGCCGGAGGTCGCCACGCATCTGGAGCTGTGGAGCGCCGCCGTCCGGCACGGTCCGGACCTCGCGTTCCATCTCCATCTGCTGGTCGAGCACCTCGACACCTGGGCGGCCGCGGGGACGCTGCGGGAGTCGCGCGACCTGCTGGTGCGGCACGCAGACACCCTGGTCGATCCGAACGCCCTGGTGGTCCTGACCGCCCGCAGCGGGACGACCAGGACACTGCGGTACGCCCTGCTCCATCTCGCCGTCCTCGACGGTGTCGAGGACGCGTATCGCTGCGCGGAGGACCGCGCGGCGCTGCGCCGCCGGATCGAGCGCGCCTGCTCCGGGGAGACGCCGGACACCGAGACCCTCGACCTGTGCGCGGTGCTGGAGCGGGACCAGTTCGGCGACGCCTTCGCGGCGGACGTGCACCGGGCCGTGGCCGCGATCCTCTCGGGCGAGGGCGCCGGCCCGCCCGTGGCGGCGGCGCCGGGGCCGGAGGCGCGCGCCGGGGCAGTGACCGAGATCGCGGCCCTGATCGGCCGTTATCCGCGTCACACGGCCGAGTTGACCGCTCTGCTGCGGTCGGTGGTGGCCGAGGAGCCCGTGGCCCCCGCGGAGCCGTCCGCACCCTGA